From Ignavibacterium sp.:
GATTTAATGTGGATTCCTGTTATCAGGCACTGGAGACTGAATGAAAGACATTATGGAGCTCTGCAAGGATTAAACAAAGCAGAAACAGCTAAACAATACGGTGAAGAACAAGTTAAAATCTGGCGAAGAAGTTATGACATTCAACCACCTGCTTTGGAAAAATCTGATCCAAGATATCCCGGACACGACCCACGCTATAAAGAACTTTCAGAATCTGAATTACCTTTAACAGAATGTTTGAAAGATACTGTAGCACGCTTCGTTCCTTATTGGGAAGGGACAATAGCACCGATGGTAAAATCTGGTAAAAAAGTTTTGATTACTGCACACGGAAACAGTTTGCGTGCTTTAGTAAAATATCTTGATAACATTCCGGATAGTGAAATAGTTGAGTTGAACATTCCAACAGGAATTCCATTGGTTTATGAGTTGGATGCAAACTTAATACCAATTAAGCATTATTATCTTGGTGATCAGGAGGAAATCGCAAAAGCTACTGCAGCAGTCGCTGCTCAAGGAAAAGTTAAATAGCGTTTTAGATATTTCTGTTAAACCTGACCCGATTTATCGGCGTCAGGTTTTTTTGTGATATAATTTTTGCATTGTCCAAAGTGATGTCGCAAAAGATTTTTACTTCAAATAAAATTTCTCATATTATCTGAGAAAGGTTTTTATTGTAAAAGTGAATCTGCTCTTAATCAGTTTTTTCTTTTGAAAATTGCCGATAAAATAGACTTGACATTAAAACTCAATTTCTTGATTTTCTCAACACGAAAATCTTATAAATAGCGGAGTATTTATGCGCTCAAAAATAATTTTAATCTTAATTCTGTTTTTCTCTACATTTGCAACCATTAATGCGCAAACCGTTTTCGCTAAATATGCAGGAGAATTTATGGCTTTGGGTGTTGGCGGAAGAGCTTTAGGAATGGGTGGTGCATTTGTGGCAGTTGCAAATGATGTAACATCCGGTTATTACAATCCTGCAGGATTAGCAAATTTAAATTATCCTCAGATTGCATTGATGCACTCCGAACAATTCGGCAACCTTGTTAACTATGACTACGGAGCAGTAGCAATTCCATTCAGCACAGATATGAGCTTTGGTTTAAGCGTTATGAGATTAGGTGTTGATGGAATTCCCGATACACGAAATGCACTTTATGACGCTAATGGTGACGGAGTAATCGACATCAGAGATGACAGACTTGACTACGGACGAATTACTGAATTCAGCAATCAGGATTGGGCATTTTACTTAACCTTTGCAAAAAGACAGGAATCAAATTTTTATTGGGGTGTTAATGCAAAAGTTATCAGAAGAACTTTAGCAGAATACAGTGCTACAGGAATCGGTTTTGATGTCGGTGCTTTCTACACACCGATGGAAAATCTTTTTCTTGGTGCAAATCTTCAGGATGCTACAACAACACTTGTTGCATGGAGTACCGGAAGAAATGAGTTGGTATCACCTACTCTTAAAATCGGTGGAGCTTACAAATTAACTGAATTTCTTGGCGGTTACATTATGCCTGCTCTTGATTTCGATGTGCGTTTTGAAAACAGAAGATTCGCCTCTCAGTTTAATCTTGGTCCGGTAAGTTTTGATATGCACGCCGGACTTGAATATACTTTTAAGAATTTGATTTATGTCCGTGGTGGTTATAATGATGTTAAGCAGTTCACTGTTGGTGCCGGAGTAAAACTTCCGAAGTTAAACATAGATTATTCATTTGCAAGATTCAGTGAATCTGAAATTGACCGTCTGCCAGATTCACATAGAATTTCTATTATGCTAACCCTTGAAGAGCCAAGATTTTTAAGAACCGGTTTATAAAATTTTGATTTAGACTTTTCATAACCCGGCTATAATTAGTCGGGTTTTTTATTTTACTTCTATTTTCTTTTATAATTCTGTTCAATCAAATTGAATATTGTGTCAATCAGAATTTTATTTTGAACTGGCTTTCGTAAATAATAATTTGCTCCTGCTTCCAAAGCTTCCATTTTATCTGATTCTGCAATATGTGCCGATAAACAGATTATTGGAATTGTTTTAAATATTGGAATCTCCCTCAACGATTTAATAAGTTTCAATCCTGATTTTTCACCGGATAAAGAAATATCCATAAGTATTAAGTCAAAACGATTTGAAATAGCCGAGCTGAAAAACTCTGTTTCAGATTTGCAGACAAGAACATTGAAATATCTGGAAAGAAGTGTTTTTAAAAACTTTAAGTTTTCCGGGTCATCTTCAACGACCAGAACTGAGTATGTTTTGATTCCCCCGTTCATAATGGTTTAATAATCTGATTATGTACTAAACAATATGCTGCTGCCTGAATTTTGTCAGGCAGCTTAAAGTTAACTACTTCTTTTTTAATAAACTTTTTATCTGGTCAACATAAACTGTTTTTGGAACCAGGCCAACATGCGAATCAACTATATTTCCCTTTTGGTCAATTATGAATGAAGTTGGTATTGCATTTATTCCACCGTAATCTTTAACTACTTTTTCATCTCCAAGAACAACAGGATAATTTATTTTATAATTCTCAATAAATGGTTTTAGGTCTTTAATAGTGTTCTGTTGATCCAAAGAAATTCCAATCACAACGAGATCTTTTTTAAACTCATCCTGAAGAGAAATTAAATCAGGAATTCCTTTACGACAAGGTGGACACCAGGTTGCCCAGAAATCAATAATAACAACTTTACCACGATAATCAGAAAGCTTAACTTCTTTACCTTCAAGAGTTTTAAGCTTAAAATCTGCAGCTTTTTTATCACTCGATAACAAAGAAGCTATTTTATCATTTAAAGATTTTGCTTCAGTATTTTTAACTATTTGTGAAGGAAAAATGAAAGCTAAAAGAATAAAAGCTACTATCAGAATGTTTTTCATATTAAGATATCCTTTACTTATTTGAATTAATTGTATTTTCTGTTTGCGGTTGATATCCCGGAGGATAAGGTCCTTCTTTTGGTTCTTCTCTTGTGTTATTAACAATAAAGAAATATAAAAGTATCAAAAGCACAAGTGCTGTCCAGAATCTGCTTCTGTTTTTCTTATCGCTCCACCAGGATTTTTTCTCAACTACCTGAGAACCAATTTTTCGCTCTTTATTTTGATTTTTATTTTGCTTTGCCATTTGCATTTAATAAGATGTTTATTTGAAATTTTGGTTGCGTAATTTAATAATATTATGATTTATGAAAAGGTAAAATTTGGTAATCAATATCAAATATTTATGGAGAAAATGTGGCTGCTGAATGGTTTTAATTCAATATACAGTCCTCTTTCGTTTATCTCTTCAATACTTCTCTCATAACTAACTGAATTAAGAATATCATTAAGATTCAGGATCATTTTATCTTTGGGTGTCTCAAACTTAACCCGACACCGGGATGTTGAGTTAGCATAATTCACAGCTACAATAAAAAGATTGTTTTCATACTTCCATTGCCAGATTAAAATATTTTCGAAACTGTAGTCTGAAGTAGCTGCCGGAATTGAATCAAGCATACTCCATTCACCTTTTCTGAATGCCGAGTATTTTGTTATTCGCAAAAGCTTATAGTAAAAATTTTTAATTCGGTCATCTTCTTTTTCAAATGGTTCGCGACCAAGCTGTACAGGAATCTTAATTTTTTTACCTTCAAATTGTCCATCGTGATAAAGAATCATTCCCTGAATTGTGCTAATGATTGTCGCGGCAGCAAGTGATCTGTCCTTCCCAAATTTTGAAGCAGCTCTGTCTTCGTCATGATTTTCAATAAACCTAACAGACTTCTGTTGGAAATCTTTTTCAGCGTGAAGATGATCTTTTACACTTTTAATATCATTACCGGCTAATCGGTCTAATAATCTTTTATCATAAGTAAAATCAAACCCAAGTTGCTGCAACTGCCATTCAAGATCCCAATAAGCTTCTGCTATAAAAACAAATTCTGGTTTTTCAGATTTAACAGCATTTATAGCTTCTGACCAAAATTCTTTGCCGGGTTTTTCATAACCATATTTTTTTAATGCACCAACCCAGGTGTTATAGAAAATATTATTCAATGAAAGCATTGCCATATCGCATCGAACACCATCACACAAGTCAGAAATTTTATTTAATGTTTCGATCAAAAAATTTCTTGCTTCGTTACTGTAAAAATTAATTTGTATTGTGTCTTTCCAGGGTGGAAATAAAGGATCTCTTCCGTGTGCAAAGTATTCTTTTGAATTGTAAGGAGATTTAAAGAAAGTATATGGATCATTTCTGAAAAGATATTCATCAGCCGGAAGAAAAATTTCTTTCTTCTCTTTTACCAGGCGAGAACCAACACTTAGATGATTACTAACAAAGTCAAGAATTAATTTTATTCCTTTTTTATGTAATCGTTCTCTTAATTGTAATAATTCAGATTCAGTACCCAAATCAGGATTTACTTCATAACAATCAATTGAATAAGGAGAGCCGATTATATCTTCGGTTCTCCAATCCTTAAGAGCGTTTGTATATGAAGAAACGAGATCCGGTTCAAAGCAGTATTGAGCTATGATATCTTTATTGGTTTTCCATATTCCCATCAACCATATATAATCAAAGCCGAGGTCTTTCCATTCATCAATCTGTGATTCAGAAATTTCTGCAACTGAGGTGAGCTTCTTTTTCTTTAACCAGACTCTCGTATTTATTTCTAATATTCTTGGATTGAAGTAATTCATAACTTAAAAATCTTCTATCCAAAAATAACTAATAAACAAACTAATTTTTGTGAAGTAAAATAAAATTACATCACGAATATTTTTCCTGTAATATTTACAAATAGTTGTCATATTCAATTTATTATTACAATTTTACATCAAGCGGTAAAATTATTCTTCTAATTACATCCATTTTATTCTTGTTTTTTTCTGATAATACTAAAAAGTTTGTAAGCAACTCAAAATCAATTATGCCGGAGAACTTTCAGAAGCAAATTAATTTTACTCAGATGGTATGATACTTGACTTTACAAATGCCTGAAAAGATTTTTCCGGTGAAAATATTTGTAACAGAGATATAATCTTAATTAAAACATATTAGAGGAGAAAGATGGTAACCCAAACTATTAAACCACCAAAGGACAACACAAGAGATTTTTTAAATCCCGACATAACCAATAATGAGCTGGAAAGAGAGCTTGAAGAGTATACTAAGTCTGCTGTAAAAAATATTCAATTTGCTGTTGTATTCAAGCCGGCTTTAATTTCATTTGCTGCTCTTATACTCTCATTCTTTCTTGATTTATCAACAGTCCCAATTCTTGGTAATGTGACTGTGGACTTGGCGCGTGCATTATTTCCTACCTGGCAACCTGCACAGGAATCTATTTCGCCATACAGTTTCTGGTGGCTTCCAGTTTTAACTTATGCATTTTTTGTCTTTATGGCATTTCTTGCTTACAACAAATTGAAGCTGGAAATTATAAGAACACCAGCAAGTGCAACAATCGATAGGATAATTAATTCATACACAAGTGTAATTGACAGTATTTCAACCGCTCTTCCACTGATTGGTGCTGCAATATTGCTTATCAGTATTAAACTCGGTGAAGAGATTTTTTTGGGTCTTTCAGTTCCATTTGAAGTTAAAGCATTGATAGTGCTTGCAATTGGAAAATTGTTTGAACCTGTTTTGGATCAACTTGGTGTTGAGTTTCAGAATGTTGTAAATCATGTAGAAGATATTCGTGAAAAATATTTTTCAAGAATTCAGATTGAGAATTCTAAAAATCTGATGAAACAATTAAATCAGGTTACTGGTGGGAACAATGCTGGTAATGCAAATCTTTCCCTTGCCGATCTTGAAAAATATAAACTTCTTGTTGAGCACTCAGCAAAGCTGAGTGAAATTATGCATAAGAATTTTGCTTCAATATCAATGCTTGCAGAAAAGATTAATCAGATTGACGCAGTAAGCAGCCAGAAGATTCAGGAATTAAGTACACTGGCAAATTCAATTCATCAGGCAAGTAACTCATTATCAGATGAAAAAACACTAACAGGATTAAAATATTTAGAATCAATTGTAGTTAAGAAATAAGAGCGTAAAATGATTAACAAAAACAGAGACAGTAAATTCGTTATTTACCAGGTGCTTTACATTTTTGTGATTACAGTGCTTGCTCTTAAAGGTGCTGACCTCGATTTGCGTCGTGTTGCACTCGAAGAAGAAACCGTTGATAAAAAAGTAAGGGATTCGCTAGTAACATTAATTGATTCTTTATATGCACTTGGTTTAAAGTTTGATATAAAAATTGATGAAAATCTCCCTGTAGAAAATTTAGAACTTAAGAAGAAACTAGCTTCATTAAATCAACGACTTCAGGAAGTTCAAACCAAACTTCAGGAATTACCCCCACCAAAAGAAGAAGAAAAACAAGTAGTTGAAGAACAGACTCTGATGCCGATGCCAATTTCGAATAAGCAAACATTTATTCAATATACCTGGAATGTTGCTTCAAATACCGGTAGTGTTCCCGTTGAGATTTATGATCCGCGAGACAGAAGTAAACCAATTGTTGTAATTCCCGCTGGTCAAGAACGAAAATTTGATCTGACTGATCAAACAGAAGTTGTAGTTAAATTCGGTTCGCAGGAAGACAGAATAAAAGTTGTTCCGAATAAACCACCCGAAATTAAAATTGAAAAAGTAACTACCAAGATGAACGCCAGAGATATTTATGTCCAGGAGTTGCAAAGGATTACTGTATTCAAAGTAACTGTGATTGATAACAGACCGGACCAGCTTAAAATTACCTGGAACGGACCAATCAGTGTTTCGGGTCCGGTAAAGGATAGTAACGGTAATTTAATCTACAATGTCTCTCTGAAAATTGCTTCAACACTATCAGCATTTGATGATTGGCTGGACAAAAACGGAAACCTTAGAGAATCAGACGGAAGATATAAGGTAAACTTTTTCTTCACAGCAGTCGATGATAGGACTAAAGACCGGGTTCAGGTCGGTGATTCGTTTTTCTTTACAGATTTTTCAAAATAATCAGGTGTAACTTATATGAAAAAAACTGTTCTGATTTCTGCTGTACTGTTTCTGGTATCATCCTTCTTTCTGAGTTTGTCATTTGCTCAGCAGGAAGATGAACAAATCAGGTATTATCAGATGGAGCCTCTTGATGATAGTTTATTCATTCAGATTCAGGAAGCTCTGTTTATTGATCCGCCTGATCCAAAAGCAGAAATAATAGTTGACCTGAGAGATGCTAATAATCAAACTATTTCAATTAAGGGCGCCTTATATCCATTGCTTGCATTATCTCCTGAAATGCGGGCAAGAATAATTACTTATCCTTTCAAGATTAATCTTGAAGAAGATATTCATTATGCAAGTGTATTTACACGTGTAGTTGAAAAAATCAGATTTGGTAAAGTTCTTCAGCCACCAACGAAAACTCAGATTTCTCCAACGCTTGGTTACATAAATCCTTTCCTTCAGCTTCAGGGCGGAGAAAGACTTGGAGTATCATTAAAACAGGATGTTGGTTTATCATTCGGAATCGGAACTCCTTATTCTGGTCCGCTTGAAACAAACTTCTTTGAAGCTAATTTCCATATTCTTGGTGTGCGCGCTGGTATATTCAGTCATGTTGACGCAATGATTGAACCAATAAAAGAACAAAATCATAACAATCTGATATTCAGCGAAGGATTTCACATTTCATATACAATTCCTTTCGGAAACTTTTTTGAATTCGGTTATCTGAAGGCAACAACAAAAATCGGAACTGCAAAGTATAACAGTTACATAAAAGAGTCAGAAGGAACAATTGTTTATAATGACGATGGCTCTGTTAAATATCAGGCAAGAGTGATTCACGATCAACAGTCTTTCCTGAATTGGGAATTCAGATATCCGGTTTCTATTCTTGGTTCAACAAGAGGGAAAGTATATGTTGCTCAATATCTTGATGAATGGCATTTCGGTTTTGGATTCAGAGAAATGTCTCTTGCAGGAAGCACATTCGATTTAGCATTTGATGGAATGCCTGGTGGCAAATACAGACAACCTCAATATAACATTACTCTGCTTGTGCAGAAGATAATGGAAGGTTGGGGATTTAGTGCATTTGCAATTGGACCTGCTGCAAGTATTTCACGCACTGATGCTGGAAGTATTGGATTCACAAAAATATTTGTGAACTTAAGATTCAAATTGGGTACATCATTCTAAGTTAGCGGATAATAGTATCTTTCTTTTACCCCGTTCTCAAACGGGGTTTTTTATTTATGTTTGTTTGAAAAAAATTTTTAGGTTATGAAAGAATCAATTATACTCTGGCTTAGCTCCATCATCATAATATTTCTTCTATCATATTTCAAATCTGTATTCGGTGAATATTATCCAATAACAGGAACATTCTCAATTGATGGTGAGAAGATATCTTACAAACTTGATAAGGTTGAATATGGCGATGTTTATAAATTATTAGTAAGAACTGATTTTAAAAATCTTAATGGTCAAGTGATAATAAATTCAGAAGAAGTGAAAAATTACACGATCAAATTGAATGAGGATGATAGAATTTTATTTGCAGAAATCAGAAAAAAGGATGTTGGAAATAATTTCAATTACTCATTGATTCTAAATGGTAAGGACAGAGTTTATCGAATTCCTAAAGAAGGTGAAGCTAAATTTATTTTCTTCGGGAAAATTCCGAAGATGCTTAATTGGTTGTATGTATTATTTCTTTATTCAGGATTAATATTGATTATAAGGTCTGGCCTCGAACAATTTAAAACTAACAGACGAACAAAAAATTTTCTGGTAATCACATCAATTGTATTGCTCACATTTACTATGATGATAAACCCTTTATATCTTTCTTATAAGTTTGAATACATAAACAAATCGATTCCTCCGATTCAGAATCTTTTTCCTATCAATTTTTTAGTTATCACTTTTCTTTGGATTGGAGTTACAATTTATGTATTCACAAAAAGAAAAGACAAACCAATAGTTTTAGTTACTTCAATTATCTGTTTACTTATCTATCTCTTTACTTAAGAATATCAAGTACTTTTGAATGTAGTTGAGGAGATGCTGCAATAATACTATTCCCATTTACAGGATCATTACCATTATAATCGGTTATAATTCCACCGGCACCTTTGATGATTGGAATTAATGCCATTGTATCCCAGACAGACATAATTGGATCAATCATAATATCTGCAAATCCTGTTGCAAGTAAATAATAACCATAGCAATCACCCCAATTTCTATATAGCCAGACAGAATTGATAAGTTTATCAAACTTTTCAGCATCCTGATACTTTTTAATATTCAGATGATCTGTTGTTAAAAGAACAGCTTCAGAAAGATTATCTTTTTCTCTGACCCTGACTTTACTTTCATTCAATAAGCATATTCTGTTATCACCAATTAAAAACTCATTCAATATTGGTTGATTTATTACACCAATAACAGGTTCATTTTTATAAAGCAAAGCGATTAAAGTCCCGAAAGACATAGCACCACAGATAAAACTTTTAGTGCCGTCTATTGGATCCAAAACCCAGACAAAATCAGCATCAGATTTCTCATTACCGAACTCTTCGCCAATTATCCCGTGATCCGGAAATTCCTTGTAGATTAAATTACGCATCAGTTCTTCCGCCTTTTTATCAGCAATGGTAACCGGTGAAAGGTCGGCTTT
This genomic window contains:
- the gpmA gene encoding 2,3-diphosphoglycerate-dependent phosphoglycerate mutase; this encodes MYKVVLLRHGESIWNKENRFTGWTDVDLSDKGKEEAKKAGEVLKSEGYTFDIAYTSVLKRAIRTLWIVLDEMDLMWIPVIRHWRLNERHYGALQGLNKAETAKQYGEEQVKIWRRSYDIQPPALEKSDPRYPGHDPRYKELSESELPLTECLKDTVARFVPYWEGTIAPMVKSGKKVLITAHGNSLRALVKYLDNIPDSEIVELNIPTGIPLVYELDANLIPIKHYYLGDQEEIAKATAAVAAQGKVK
- a CDS encoding PorV/PorQ family protein; translation: MRSKIILILILFFSTFATINAQTVFAKYAGEFMALGVGGRALGMGGAFVAVANDVTSGYYNPAGLANLNYPQIALMHSEQFGNLVNYDYGAVAIPFSTDMSFGLSVMRLGVDGIPDTRNALYDANGDGVIDIRDDRLDYGRITEFSNQDWAFYLTFAKRQESNFYWGVNAKVIRRTLAEYSATGIGFDVGAFYTPMENLFLGANLQDATTTLVAWSTGRNELVSPTLKIGGAYKLTEFLGGYIMPALDFDVRFENRRFASQFNLGPVSFDMHAGLEYTFKNLIYVRGGYNDVKQFTVGAGVKLPKLNIDYSFARFSESEIDRLPDSHRISIMLTLEEPRFLRTGL
- a CDS encoding response regulator, producing the protein MNGGIKTYSVLVVEDDPENLKFLKTLLSRYFNVLVCKSETEFFSSAISNRFDLILMDISLSGEKSGLKLIKSLREIPIFKTIPIICLSAHIAESDKMEALEAGANYYLRKPVQNKILIDTIFNLIEQNYKRK
- a CDS encoding TlpA disulfide reductase family protein, whose product is MKNILIVAFILLAFIFPSQIVKNTEAKSLNDKIASLLSSDKKAADFKLKTLEGKEVKLSDYRGKVVIIDFWATWCPPCRKGIPDLISLQDEFKKDLVVIGISLDQQNTIKDLKPFIENYKINYPVVLGDEKVVKDYGGINAIPTSFIIDQKGNIVDSHVGLVPKTVYVDQIKSLLKKK
- a CDS encoding alpha-amylase family glycosyl hydrolase — encoded protein: MNYFNPRILEINTRVWLKKKKLTSVAEISESQIDEWKDLGFDYIWLMGIWKTNKDIIAQYCFEPDLVSSYTNALKDWRTEDIIGSPYSIDCYEVNPDLGTESELLQLRERLHKKGIKLILDFVSNHLSVGSRLVKEKKEIFLPADEYLFRNDPYTFFKSPYNSKEYFAHGRDPLFPPWKDTIQINFYSNEARNFLIETLNKISDLCDGVRCDMAMLSLNNIFYNTWVGALKKYGYEKPGKEFWSEAINAVKSEKPEFVFIAEAYWDLEWQLQQLGFDFTYDKRLLDRLAGNDIKSVKDHLHAEKDFQQKSVRFIENHDEDRAASKFGKDRSLAAATIISTIQGMILYHDGQFEGKKIKIPVQLGREPFEKEDDRIKNFYYKLLRITKYSAFRKGEWSMLDSIPAATSDYSFENILIWQWKYENNLFIVAVNYANSTSRCRVKFETPKDKMILNLNDILNSVSYERSIEEINERGLYIELKPFSSHIFSINI
- the hisN gene encoding histidinol-phosphatase, which produces MIFLKEFKPFCKLLADKSAEIIRKYFRYPLNIENKADLSPVTIADKKAEELMRNLIYKEFPDHGIIGEEFGNEKSDADFVWVLDPIDGTKSFICGAMSFGTLIALLYKNEPVIGVINQPILNEFLIGDNRICLLNESKVRVREKDNLSEAVLLTTDHLNIKKYQDAEKFDKLINSVWLYRNWGDCYGYYLLATGFADIMIDPIMSVWDTMALIPIIKGAGGIITDYNGNDPVNGNSIIAASPQLHSKVLDILK